From the genome of Yersinia enterocolitica, one region includes:
- a CDS encoding Lrp/AsnC family transcriptional regulator, with protein sequence MEKKARLDRIDKKILEILSQDGRISYQKLSEQVNLTARPCLERVRLLERAGIIRGYSAIIELPEPAHAFVIQAQIALADHGHSQAAFEQEVCKTPEVLDCWLVGGSFDFLVRIGCRNMEHYRLLADSWLTSKKFRVDKIVTLTELQTIKRT encoded by the coding sequence GTGGAAAAGAAAGCCCGGCTTGACCGAATTGACAAAAAAATCCTTGAAATACTGAGCCAGGATGGTCGCATCTCTTATCAAAAGCTCTCTGAACAGGTAAACCTTACCGCTCGCCCTTGTCTGGAGCGCGTACGGCTACTGGAGCGTGCCGGTATTATCCGCGGTTACAGCGCGATTATTGAGTTGCCGGAACCTGCGCATGCTTTTGTTATACAAGCACAAATTGCACTGGCCGACCATGGGCACTCGCAGGCGGCATTCGAACAGGAAGTATGCAAAACGCCGGAGGTGCTGGACTGTTGGTTGGTCGGTGGCAGCTTCGACTTCCTGGTGCGCATTGGCTGTCGTAACATGGAACACTACCGGTTACTGGCTGATAGTTGGCTGACCAGTAAAAAATTCCGGGTCGATAAAATTGTCACCCTGACGGAATTACAAACCATCAAACGCACTTAA
- a CDS encoding succinylglutamate desuccinylase has product MKINNHKLPEHALGGQRQLTSFHFGQQGFGEKIYLQAGLHADELPGMLVLHYLKRLLSQAERRGEIQSEIIIVPLANPVGIAQVLLNSGIGRFDLGSGRNFNRDFPDLAQGVQTRLASRPLTDSVGIQQQVRVAMVEALQDLPASSEVAALRQHLLRLACDADLVLDLHCDDHAILHMYADPAWREPAETLARFLDIGTVLLSQDSGGGSFDEACGLPWHRLAAHYPALKLEPGCMAVTLELRGQQDVSHALASADAERLYHYLQYRGAVKGQSLVIPQREVTLLPFTAGEIVTAPASGILLLLRQPGEWVGKDEVVAEIIDPLTDTVKAVRAQAGGIIYASRRAPFVTLGAEVMKIAGKTPYAGGGGLAL; this is encoded by the coding sequence ATGAAAATCAATAATCATAAGTTACCTGAACATGCCCTAGGTGGGCAGCGTCAATTAACCAGCTTTCATTTCGGCCAGCAAGGTTTTGGTGAGAAAATCTATCTACAAGCTGGCCTGCATGCTGATGAACTGCCCGGCATGCTGGTATTACATTATCTTAAAAGATTACTGAGTCAGGCGGAACGGCGCGGTGAAATTCAGAGCGAAATAATTATTGTGCCGCTTGCCAACCCGGTAGGTATTGCGCAAGTGCTCCTTAATAGTGGTATCGGCCGTTTTGATCTGGGCAGTGGCCGCAATTTCAACCGTGACTTCCCTGATCTGGCGCAAGGGGTACAAACGCGGCTGGCATCGCGGCCGCTCACTGATAGTGTTGGTATACAGCAACAAGTGCGAGTTGCCATGGTTGAGGCATTGCAGGATTTGCCTGCCAGCAGTGAAGTTGCAGCGCTGCGCCAACACTTATTAAGACTGGCTTGTGATGCGGACCTGGTGCTGGATCTGCATTGTGATGATCACGCTATTTTGCACATGTACGCTGATCCTGCCTGGCGTGAACCCGCCGAAACCTTGGCACGGTTCTTAGATATTGGCACCGTATTACTGTCGCAAGATAGCGGTGGTGGATCCTTTGATGAGGCTTGCGGCTTGCCATGGCACCGGTTAGCGGCGCACTATCCGGCGTTAAAGCTTGAACCGGGTTGCATGGCGGTGACGCTAGAATTACGGGGTCAACAGGATGTTAGCCACGCGTTGGCCAGTGCTGATGCCGAGCGTCTTTATCACTATTTGCAGTACCGTGGCGCAGTCAAAGGGCAATCTTTGGTTATTCCGCAGCGGGAAGTCACCCTGTTGCCGTTTACGGCGGGTGAGATAGTGACAGCACCTGCCAGTGGCATTCTGCTGTTATTACGCCAGCCGGGTGAATGGGTTGGGAAAGATGAAGTGGTAGCTGAAATTATTGATCCGCTCACCGATACGGTAAAAGCGGTTCGCGCTCAGGCTGGCGGCATTATCTACGCCAGTCGGCGGGCACCTTTTGTCACGTTGGGGGCAGAAGTGATGAAAATTGCAGGCAAAACCCCCTACGCAGGTGGCGGGGGGTTAGCGTTGTGA
- a CDS encoding NADH:flavorubredoxin reductase NorW — protein MTDNIIIVGSGFAARQVVKNIRKLNPQVPIQMIAADSGVDYNKPDLSHVFSLQQSADDLTRLSAEKFAEENNLTLHTAMLVTAIERHTKRVFCGDRGFNYHKLVLATGASALVPTVPGSEMIVTFNSQNEYRQHQDRLQKASRVLVLGGGLIGTELAMDLQRSGKQVILVDKAHSLLASVIPVEISSRLQQRLSQSGVTLVFNNELLSVTKVTNGLRVELRAGQTYTVDAVIAAIGLMPETALAAAAGLDIGRGIKVNNQLQTVDPDIFAVGDCAEVEGKVLPFLQPILVGAMTLAKNILGGAACLTLPPMLVKVKTPDLPLYFAGETNREDLHWEICLTAQGIVARGTDNSQQLRAFVVSEQQTQQAFPLLRELSV, from the coding sequence ATGACAGATAACATTATTATTGTGGGTTCAGGTTTTGCCGCCCGCCAAGTGGTTAAAAACATCCGTAAACTTAACCCACAAGTGCCAATCCAGATGATCGCCGCTGACAGTGGCGTGGATTATAATAAACCTGATTTAAGTCATGTATTTAGTCTTCAGCAGAGCGCTGACGATCTCACCCGGTTGTCGGCCGAGAAGTTTGCAGAAGAGAATAATCTTACTTTGCATACAGCGATGTTGGTCACCGCCATTGAGCGGCACACTAAACGCGTTTTTTGTGGTGATCGGGGATTTAATTACCATAAATTAGTGCTGGCTACCGGGGCGTCTGCACTGGTTCCGACCGTGCCCGGTAGCGAGATGATCGTTACATTTAATAGCCAAAATGAATACCGGCAACATCAAGATAGGTTGCAAAAGGCATCGCGTGTTTTAGTGCTGGGCGGCGGGTTAATCGGGACGGAGTTGGCAATGGACCTACAGCGTTCTGGTAAGCAGGTGATTCTGGTGGATAAGGCACACAGTTTGCTAGCCTCTGTGATACCAGTGGAGATCAGTAGCCGCTTACAACAGCGCCTCAGCCAAAGTGGTGTTACTTTGGTGTTTAATAATGAATTGCTCAGTGTGACAAAAGTCACCAACGGCTTGCGAGTAGAACTTCGCGCGGGTCAAACGTATACCGTTGATGCTGTTATTGCCGCGATTGGTTTAATGCCGGAAACTGCCCTCGCCGCTGCCGCAGGTCTCGATATTGGGCGTGGTATTAAGGTCAATAATCAGTTGCAAACGGTTGATCCAGATATCTTTGCCGTGGGTGATTGTGCCGAGGTCGAGGGGAAAGTACTGCCATTTTTGCAGCCCATATTAGTGGGAGCCATGACACTGGCAAAAAATATTCTAGGGGGAGCCGCGTGTCTCACCCTGCCGCCGATGTTAGTTAAAGTCAAAACACCTGATCTACCGCTCTATTTCGCTGGCGAAACCAACCGCGAGGATCTCCACTGGGAAATATGCCTGACAGCGCAGGGGATAGTGGCGCGTGGCACTGATAACTCACAGCAATTACGCGCGTTCGTCGTCAGCGAACAACAGACCCAACAGGCTTTCCCCCTGTTACGTGAACTGAGTGTGTAA
- a CDS encoding anaerobic nitric oxide reductase flavorubredoxin, with product MAIQVKNNIKWVGQRDWEVRDFHGTEYKTLKGTSYNSYLICEEKNILIDTVDQKFDRDFVANLAREIDLNALDYIVINHAEEDHAGALTELMARIPNTPIYCTANAIDSINGHHHHPEWNFITVKTGDTLDIGNGKQLIFVETPMLHWPDSMMTYITGDAVLFSNDAFGQHYCDEHLFNDEVDQTELYEQCARYYANILTPFSRLVTPKINEILGFNLPVSMIATSHGVVWRDNPTQIVTQYLAWAADYQEDRITIFYDTMSNNTRMMADAIAQGIHDTDPGVAVKIYNIARHDKNEILTQVFRSKGVLVGSSTMNNVMMPKIAGMLEELAGLRFRNKKAAAFGSFGWTGGAVDRIQTRLMDAGFDISLSLKMKWRPDTDALAECREHGRKIAREWALHPLETPHLSEVDDVIALTQEKARAEKQNLGISMQCSVCQWIYDPALGEPLQEVKPGTCWENVPDFFLCPECGLGKSVFDPL from the coding sequence ATGGCGATTCAAGTTAAGAATAATATCAAATGGGTTGGGCAACGTGATTGGGAAGTGCGTGATTTCCATGGTACTGAGTACAAAACCCTGAAAGGGACCAGTTACAACAGCTATTTAATCTGCGAAGAAAAGAACATTCTGATCGATACAGTTGATCAGAAATTTGATCGAGATTTTGTTGCCAATTTAGCACGGGAGATCGACTTAAATGCGCTCGACTATATTGTTATCAATCATGCAGAAGAAGACCATGCCGGCGCATTAACCGAGTTAATGGCGCGTATCCCCAACACTCCGATTTATTGCACCGCCAATGCTATCGACTCAATCAACGGACATCATCATCATCCTGAATGGAATTTCATTACAGTTAAAACAGGCGATACCTTAGATATCGGCAACGGTAAGCAATTGATCTTTGTTGAAACGCCGATGCTGCACTGGCCTGACAGCATGATGACTTACATCACGGGTGATGCCGTGTTGTTCAGTAATGATGCTTTCGGTCAGCACTACTGTGATGAGCATCTGTTTAATGACGAGGTCGATCAGACCGAACTTTATGAACAGTGCGCTCGCTATTATGCCAACATTTTGACCCCTTTCAGCCGCTTGGTAACACCAAAAATCAATGAAATTCTTGGTTTCAATCTGCCAGTATCAATGATTGCCACCTCCCATGGCGTGGTATGGCGCGATAATCCAACCCAAATTGTCACGCAATATCTGGCTTGGGCGGCAGATTATCAGGAAGACCGGATAACCATTTTCTATGACACCATGTCAAATAATACCCGCATGATGGCCGATGCTATTGCTCAGGGTATTCACGATACCGACCCCGGTGTGGCAGTGAAGATCTACAACATTGCCCGCCATGACAAAAATGAAATCCTCACCCAGGTCTTCCGTTCTAAAGGCGTTTTAGTGGGTTCTTCCACCATGAACAACGTCATGATGCCAAAAATCGCCGGGATGCTCGAAGAACTGGCCGGATTACGTTTCCGTAACAAAAAAGCTGCGGCATTTGGCAGCTTTGGCTGGACTGGCGGTGCGGTTGACCGCATTCAAACTCGCCTGATGGATGCCGGGTTTGATATCTCCCTCTCCTTAAAAATGAAATGGCGGCCTGATACTGATGCTTTAGCAGAGTGCCGTGAACATGGGCGTAAAATTGCCCGTGAATGGGCACTTCATCCATTGGAGACCCCCCATTTATCTGAGGTTGACGACGTTATCGCCCTCACTCAAGAAAAGGCCCGCGCCGAGAAACAGAATCTGGGTATTTCAATGCAATGCAGTGTTTGCCAGTGGATATATGACCCAGCACTGGGTGAGCCTCTTCAAGAGGTTAAGCCGGGAACCTGTTGGGAAAATGTCCCCGACTTCTTCCTCTGCCCAGAGTGTGGCTTGGGCAAATCTGTGTTCGATCCACTGTAA
- a CDS encoding nitric oxide reductase transcriptional regulator NorR, with the protein MSLSIQSLAKIAIELQGGLSGQDRFQTLVSSLRQLLQCDASALLRYEHQLFRPLAIDGLSPDVLGRRFSLSSHPRLEAIARAGNVVRFPTDSHLPDPYDGLIPGHDELKVHACIGLPLFADQTLIGALTFDSMNPLQFDGFSDEELKLIGVLAASALNNALLVDVLEKQALPTVSSLSIQKQATPSSEDEMIGLSPLILQLKHEIGVVAGSELNVLITGETGVGKELVAQAIHHLSPRAAKALIYLNCAALPENVAESELFGHVKGAFTGAIHDRTGKFEIADNGTLFLDEIGELSLVLQAKLLRVIQYGDLQRVGDDSTKRVNVRIIAATNCDLKQAVIEGHFRVDLFHRLSVFPLHVPPLRERKGDIVLLAGFFVERIRKKLGLQQLGIPATTLTLLENYSWPGNVRELEHAIYRAAVLARASQPATESAQLHADLFNITVTTISGISPISVSEDQGSAPVDLQAATRDFQRQVIMQVLQEHGMNWSASARALNLDAGNLHRLAKRLGIKR; encoded by the coding sequence ATGAGTTTATCCATTCAGTCACTGGCCAAAATAGCCATTGAGCTACAGGGCGGCTTATCAGGGCAAGATCGTTTTCAGACGTTAGTCAGTAGCTTGCGGCAATTACTGCAATGCGATGCCTCGGCACTTTTACGTTATGAACATCAATTGTTCCGCCCCTTGGCCATTGATGGTTTATCGCCTGATGTGTTGGGGCGGCGTTTTTCGTTGTCATCCCATCCGCGATTAGAGGCCATTGCCCGGGCAGGGAATGTGGTCCGTTTCCCGACTGACAGCCATCTGCCTGATCCCTATGACGGCCTGATCCCGGGCCATGATGAGCTAAAAGTCCATGCCTGTATTGGTCTGCCCTTGTTTGCTGATCAAACACTTATTGGTGCATTAACTTTCGACAGTATGAACCCGCTGCAATTTGATGGATTCAGTGATGAAGAGCTTAAACTGATTGGCGTATTAGCGGCCTCGGCATTGAATAATGCACTTTTAGTCGATGTGTTGGAGAAGCAAGCGCTCCCTACGGTTAGTTCATTAAGCATCCAAAAACAAGCCACACCAAGCTCGGAAGACGAGATGATTGGCCTGTCACCGTTGATACTGCAACTAAAACATGAGATAGGGGTGGTAGCAGGTTCAGAACTGAATGTGCTAATCACCGGAGAGACGGGGGTAGGTAAAGAGTTGGTTGCTCAGGCAATTCATCATTTATCACCCAGAGCTGCGAAGGCATTAATCTATTTAAACTGTGCCGCCTTGCCCGAGAATGTGGCGGAGAGCGAATTATTTGGCCATGTGAAGGGGGCTTTCACCGGTGCAATACATGACCGAACCGGTAAGTTCGAAATTGCCGACAATGGCACACTATTTCTTGATGAGATAGGCGAGCTTTCTTTGGTACTTCAGGCCAAATTACTCCGTGTTATTCAGTACGGCGACTTACAGCGCGTCGGTGACGACAGTACCAAGCGGGTGAATGTGCGTATTATTGCTGCTACCAATTGTGATCTTAAACAAGCAGTTATCGAAGGGCACTTTCGCGTTGATCTGTTTCACCGTTTGAGTGTATTCCCGTTACATGTTCCACCGTTACGGGAACGGAAAGGGGATATTGTCCTGTTAGCAGGATTTTTTGTGGAGCGGATAAGAAAGAAACTGGGGCTTCAGCAGTTGGGCATCCCGGCAACCACACTAACCTTGCTAGAGAATTACAGTTGGCCCGGAAATGTGCGTGAATTGGAACATGCTATTTATCGTGCTGCGGTATTAGCGCGTGCCTCACAACCGGCGACAGAATCTGCGCAACTGCATGCTGACTTATTTAATATTACAGTCACCACTATATCGGGTATTTCACCGATATCAGTCAGTGAGGACCAAGGTAGCGCGCCTGTAGACCTGCAAGCGGCGACCCGTGATTTTCAGCGGCAGGTTATCATGCAGGTTCTTCAGGAGCATGGGATGAATTGGTCGGCATCTGCTCGTGCGCTAAACCTTGACGCAGGCAACCTCCATCGTCTTGCCAAACGGCTCGGCATAAAACGATAG
- a CDS encoding MFS transporter yields MEKKITIRHTVAYGSANLLGSGALAISGAWLMYFYTTFCGLSVVEAAAIFSLASILDAISNPIMGYITDNFYNTRLGRMFGRRRFFILIGTPLVLFYPLLWVSGFGFWYYLITYAMFELIYTSIMVPYETLATEMTTDFAKRSKLTGSKAIFGKVANFMAAFIPGQFIALYGKDSPAPFLYTGIAYGAIMCCAMIFLYVSSWERPASEVVKETTSSLFQALKKMCIDMASTFRLRIFRKHLGMYLFGFGAEWLFASSFTYFIIFGLRQSAVLVSQLNSFSSIMQLISTAFFIGICVKMGFARPFRIALQVVIVSVFAYAALYFTGWSDTTTVIVLFAITVVFGLSTGGIYYIPWTVYTFLADVDEVLTGRRREGLYAGAMTFAGKMVRSVIVFAMGWTLSRFGFVSGQSVQPETAVQAIVGVFAIGVTALALVAIFYTTQMKLDRKSHMVLLEEIARIKAGGAIADIAAGPRATIEELTGWKYEQCWGNNPLGQKKPAEKLTELTSED; encoded by the coding sequence ATGGAAAAGAAAATAACCATCAGGCACACGGTTGCATACGGCAGTGCAAACCTGTTGGGCAGTGGTGCATTGGCGATCAGTGGCGCGTGGCTTATGTATTTCTATACCACGTTTTGTGGACTTTCTGTCGTTGAGGCTGCCGCCATATTCTCTCTAGCCAGCATTCTTGATGCCATCAGTAACCCTATCATGGGCTACATCACCGATAACTTTTATAACACCCGCCTTGGCCGCATGTTTGGTCGTCGTCGCTTCTTTATCCTCATCGGTACTCCGCTGGTCTTGTTCTATCCCCTACTTTGGGTGAGTGGTTTTGGCTTTTGGTACTACTTGATAACCTATGCCATGTTTGAATTGATCTACACCTCGATCATGGTGCCATACGAAACGCTAGCCACAGAGATGACAACCGATTTTGCTAAGCGCTCCAAGTTGACGGGATCAAAAGCGATATTCGGAAAAGTTGCCAACTTTATGGCGGCCTTTATTCCAGGGCAATTTATTGCGCTCTATGGCAAGGATTCTCCGGCCCCCTTCCTTTATACCGGCATCGCATATGGAGCTATCATGTGTTGTGCCATGATCTTCCTGTACGTTTCTTCTTGGGAGCGCCCGGCCAGTGAAGTGGTCAAAGAGACCACCAGTAGTTTGTTTCAGGCGCTGAAAAAAATGTGTATTGATATGGCGTCAACATTTCGGCTCCGTATTTTCCGTAAACATTTAGGGATGTATCTATTTGGATTTGGTGCCGAGTGGTTATTCGCTTCCTCATTCACCTACTTTATCATTTTCGGTTTACGCCAAAGTGCTGTTCTGGTGTCGCAACTCAATAGCTTCAGTTCGATTATGCAACTGATCTCGACCGCATTCTTTATCGGCATCTGTGTGAAAATGGGCTTCGCCCGTCCTTTCCGTATTGCATTGCAGGTGGTGATTGTCAGTGTTTTTGCCTATGCCGCGCTCTATTTTACCGGTTGGTCTGACACGACCACTGTCATTGTATTATTCGCAATCACCGTTGTTTTTGGTCTGAGTACCGGCGGTATTTATTATATTCCCTGGACCGTTTATACCTTCCTCGCTGATGTAGATGAAGTTCTCACGGGGCGTCGGCGTGAGGGTCTATATGCGGGTGCAATGACATTCGCTGGCAAAATGGTTCGTTCGGTTATTGTGTTTGCGATGGGCTGGACACTCAGCAGATTTGGCTTTGTCTCTGGTCAGTCGGTGCAACCAGAAACCGCGGTTCAGGCGATTGTTGGCGTCTTTGCTATCGGTGTAACCGCACTGGCATTAGTGGCAATTTTTTATACCACACAGATGAAACTCGACAGAAAGAGTCATATGGTTCTGTTGGAAGAAATTGCCCGGATTAAGGCCGGTGGTGCGATAGCTGACATTGCTGCTGGCCCCCGCGCAACGATTGAAGAACTGACAGGTTGGAAATATGAACAGTGCTGGGGGAATAACCCACTTGGTCAAAAGAAACCGGCAGAAAAATTGACCGAGCTGACATCAGAGGACTGA
- a CDS encoding glutathione-dependent disulfide-bond oxidoreductase — protein MKDNEYQPPKVWTENNESGGVWSKINRPTAGARHEAVLPVGKHPLQLYSMATPNGQKVTILLEELLALGEKGAEYDAHLIRISEGDQFSSGFVAVNPNSKIPALMDHSTPTPVRVFESGAILLYLADKFGHFLPKDHAQRTEALNWLFWLQGAAPYLGGGFGHFYHYAPVKIEYAIDRFTMEAKRQLDLLNTQLKTHEYIAGDEYSIADIAIWPWYGNLVLGLQYEAGEFLDVKSYTHLIRWTENIAKRPAVQRGRIVNRTWGEPNEQLPERHDASDFDHL, from the coding sequence ATGAAAGATAACGAATACCAGCCTCCAAAGGTCTGGACGGAAAATAACGAGAGTGGCGGTGTATGGTCCAAAATCAACCGCCCAACGGCAGGTGCACGTCATGAAGCGGTCCTGCCTGTTGGCAAACATCCGTTACAGCTTTACTCCATGGCGACACCCAACGGCCAGAAGGTCACTATTCTGCTGGAGGAGTTATTGGCGCTGGGCGAGAAAGGCGCAGAGTACGATGCCCACTTGATTCGAATAAGTGAAGGCGACCAGTTCTCAAGTGGTTTTGTCGCAGTGAATCCTAATTCAAAAATCCCCGCGCTGATGGATCACTCAACGCCGACTCCGGTGAGAGTTTTTGAGTCCGGTGCTATTTTGCTTTATCTGGCGGATAAGTTCGGCCATTTCCTGCCAAAAGATCACGCACAGAGAACGGAAGCACTGAACTGGTTATTCTGGCTACAGGGCGCGGCACCTTATTTAGGCGGGGGTTTTGGTCATTTTTATCATTACGCACCGGTAAAAATCGAATACGCAATTGACCGTTTTACCATGGAAGCTAAACGCCAGCTTGATTTGCTCAATACTCAGCTCAAAACACATGAGTATATTGCAGGGGATGAATATTCGATTGCCGATATCGCCATCTGGCCGTGGTATGGCAATTTGGTTTTAGGCTTGCAATATGAAGCCGGGGAATTCCTGGATGTTAAATCCTATACCCACTTGATACGTTGGACGGAGAATATTGCGAAACGACCAGCCGTGCAACGGGGGCGTATCGTCAATCGGACCTGGGGAGAACCAAATGAGCAGTTGCCTGAGCGCCACGACGCATCAGATTTCGATCACTTATAG
- a CDS encoding DNA repair protein → MKKLIKRLEIIKSAIELEDEDIIRQQLPYLKSESQDAVLAFIAMEIEQGKFTHALDAIAAWLASKQAVTQWQDLELAACKMELKALEEQLRELIDKRNERVQLLDDFNDLYLVRLGPLMNKILQLRKQLAECTLRKAEAEARRRERDYRNCQQYISQAIDELAALKQRWLALSAMSSETIEIRQQIQQQTDLIAALLAEIKELEKGFCTRNTESTRKAREEAKEKYESYQEQQKDAEQRHSNEQKLSVDQRQELKRLWRQASRLCHPDLVADEFKEKAHQLMVQLNQARQRGDFPAINALLESLKRGFEPLMASDCIDDLERLRRKIKQVRDQIDVMLRELEALEDEDSWQLVTSLSDKDNWFKEQENVLSKTLKLLERQVEEASKVLYEI, encoded by the coding sequence ATGAAAAAACTCATTAAACGGCTGGAGATCATTAAAAGTGCTATTGAGCTTGAAGATGAGGATATTATCCGACAACAACTGCCTTATCTTAAAAGCGAATCCCAGGACGCGGTGCTGGCTTTTATTGCCATGGAAATTGAACAAGGGAAATTTACGCATGCGCTAGACGCAATTGCAGCCTGGCTGGCGAGTAAACAAGCGGTTACCCAGTGGCAAGACCTTGAATTGGCCGCCTGTAAAATGGAGCTAAAAGCACTGGAGGAACAGTTACGCGAGTTAATCGATAAACGTAACGAGCGGGTTCAGTTGCTGGATGACTTTAATGATCTCTATCTGGTGCGCCTTGGCCCATTGATGAATAAAATCCTCCAGTTACGTAAACAGTTGGCGGAATGTACTCTGCGTAAAGCAGAGGCCGAAGCCCGGCGCAGGGAACGCGATTATCGCAACTGCCAGCAGTATATATCTCAAGCCATTGATGAACTTGCCGCGTTAAAACAGCGCTGGTTAGCGCTCTCTGCTATGTCGAGTGAAACCATTGAGATACGACAACAGATTCAGCAGCAAACGGATTTAATCGCCGCACTGCTGGCGGAAATTAAAGAGCTGGAAAAGGGTTTTTGTACCCGCAATACTGAGTCAACCCGTAAAGCTCGGGAAGAAGCGAAAGAGAAGTACGAGAGCTATCAGGAGCAGCAAAAAGATGCCGAACAGCGGCATAGTAATGAACAAAAACTCTCAGTTGATCAGCGCCAAGAACTAAAACGCCTGTGGCGGCAAGCCAGTCGACTCTGCCATCCAGATTTAGTCGCCGATGAATTTAAAGAGAAAGCACATCAACTGATGGTCCAGCTCAATCAAGCCCGCCAACGGGGAGATTTCCCCGCAATTAACGCGTTACTCGAGAGTTTAAAACGTGGGTTTGAACCGCTAATGGCAAGTGATTGTATTGACGATCTTGAACGGCTGCGCAGAAAAATTAAGCAGGTCAGAGATCAAATTGACGTGATGTTGCGTGAACTGGAAGCATTAGAGGATGAAGACTCTTGGCAGCTTGTCACCTCTTTGTCCGATAAAGATAACTGGTTCAAAGAACAAGAAAACGTATTATCAAAAACGCTAAAACTGCTGGAGCGGCAAGTTGAAGAAGCATCAAAGGTACTGTATGAAATTTGA
- a CDS encoding transcriptional regulator (regulates the expression of of the arsRBC involved in resistance to arsenic): protein MITLTPLQLFKNLSDETRLNIILLLRESGELCVCELCDTLDESQPKISRHLAMLRESGLLLDRRAGKWIHYRLSPHIPAWAATVIEQAYLSQRDKIVLLASGNVASGGKAICR from the coding sequence ATGATTACACTCACGCCATTACAGCTTTTCAAAAATCTGTCCGACGAAACACGTCTGAATATCATCCTGCTGTTGCGAGAGTCGGGCGAGCTATGTGTTTGCGAGCTTTGTGACACATTGGATGAGTCTCAACCCAAGATCTCCAGACACTTAGCAATGCTGAGAGAATCTGGACTTTTACTCGATCGCCGTGCAGGGAAGTGGATTCACTATCGTCTGTCACCACATATCCCAGCTTGGGCGGCCACGGTGATTGAGCAGGCCTATCTTAGCCAACGAGATAAAATCGTTTTGCTGGCGAGCGGTAATGTAGCCTCGGGCGGTAAGGCAATTTGCCGCTAA